The Stackebrandtia nassauensis DSM 44728 genome includes the window GAAGAACAGCAGCCATTCCTGCCAGCGGCCCTGCGCCGAGATCCCGGCGAACACGCCCACCAGGGCGCCCAGGCCGCCGATCACCCAGCCGACCTTGGCGGCGATGGCGTTGCGGTACCGCTCCATGCTCTGCTGCTCGGGGGTGTGCGGCACCGCGTCCGGCCGGAACCGGTAGGCCACCCACAGGTTGGCCGCGGTCCACAGCGCCAGCGCGACGCCGAACACGGAGAACATCAGTACCCGGGTCCACACCAGGGTCGAGAACACCCCGGTGTAGCCGACCGAGTCGTACCACAGATAAGAGGTGTACAGACCGGTGAGCCAGCCACCGACGGTCAGCAACGCGATGACGGCCACCAGGCCGCCGAGCACGTAGCGACCCCGCCGGTTGATGCGCGGTACGGACTTCGGGTTCCAAGTCGTCACAACGACTCCCTTGCGAGACGCGGATGTTCACGAAAAAGTCATGGGTGGACGGTGACTGAGGGACGCCTCCTGCCCGGCAGACCCGGTCACCGGCACTCGTCAAGTTAAGCAGGTGGTCGGTTCGCCACCCTCGCGCAGGGTCTCGAGCTCCTTGAGAGCACCGTCCAGGGTGCTCACTTTGATCAGTTTCAATCCATCCGGGACGTTGGCCTTGGCGGCGGCGCAGTTGTCGGCCGGTGTCAGGAAGACCTTCGCACCCTGCTGCGAGGCCGCCACCACCTTCTGCGCGATGCCGCCGATGGCGCCGACGTTGCCGTCCTCGTCGATCTCACCGGTGCCGATGATGTCGGCGCCGCCGGTGAGGTCCTCCTTGGAGACCCGGTCCACCATGGCCAGCGCGAAGATCAGGCCCGCCGACGGTCCGCCGACGTTGAGTCCCTCGGCGGTGACCTTCAGTCCATAGGGGTCCTTCTGCTTCGGCTCCACGTCGACGCCGGGCAGGATGGCCACGCCCTGCGAGTTCTCCTCGGGTGTGACCTTCACCTTCTTGTCCTTGCCGTCGCGGTCGACCGTCAGCTTCACGGCCTCGCCCGGTGCCTTGGCCGCGGCGGCGGCCAGCAGCTCGGCCAGCCGCTCCTGCGAGGTGACCTCCTCACCGTCTACGGCGGTGATGACGTCGTCGCGTTTCAGGTCACCCTTGGAGGGGGAGTCGGAGTCGACCTTGGTGACGGTGACCTCGACCTCTTCTCCCAACTCGCGCAGCGCCGCGGTCTCGGCGGCGGCCTGCGAGTTCTCCCACATCTCCTCCTGCTCGGCGGCGATCTCCTCGTCGCTCTTGTCCTCGGGGAACTGCAACTCCCGGGGCACGACGGCGTAGTCGTCCGACAGCCAGTAGTACAGCGCCCGCGCCAGCTCGATGTCGTCGTGGATGCGCACCGTCACCAGTCGCAGCTGGCCCTTCGACTTGGACGAGTACTTCTCGTCGGCGCTGATCAGCTCGACGGTCTTCTTCTTGCCGTCGTCGTCCTTGAACGTGTACTCGGCCAGCGCGTCGTAGGTGGGGCCGGGGCCCAGACCCACATAGGCCACTCGCATCGACAGCGCCTGCCAGGTCATGACGGACACCAGGATCGCGCCTATGAGCACCGTCAGCCCGCGCCGTCTCATAACGGAATGCCGCATCCGCAGAAGCTTACGCTGTGGGCGTAGCCGTTGATCCTCGCCTTTCAGGTGACGTTCAGTTCCTTGGCGTACGGTGGACTGGTGAGTCCGGATAACCCATTTGGCTTCGGCGGCTTTCCCGAGGGAATGCCCGATCCCAACGATCCGCGTGTTCAACAGATGATGGCCCAACTGCAGCACATGATGTCGCAGCAGTCCTCCGGGCCGGTCAACTGGGACCTGGCCCGGCAGCTGGCGAATCAGCAGGTGGGCGAGGACCCGATGGTCGACTCCCGGTCGCGCACGGCCGGGGACGAGAGCCTGCGACTGGCAGACCTGTGGCTGGAGAACGCCACCACGCTGCCCTCGGGCACGTCCACGACCGTGGCGTGGACCCGCAAGGACTGGATCGCGCACACCGTCGACACCTGGAAGGAGCTGGCCGAGCCGCTGGCGGCCCACATGGCCGACGCGCTGCAGGAGCTGGTTCCCGAGGACATGCGGGCGATGCTGGGCCCGATGTCGAGTCTGATGAAGGGCCTGGGTTCGACGCTGTTCGGGGCCCAGTTGGGACAGGCGATGGCTTCGCTGTCCACTCAGGTGATGACCTCGACCGAGGTCGGGCTGCCGCTGGGGCCCGCGGGTACCGCGGCGCTGATCCCGGCGAACCTCGCCGAGTACGCCGAGGGCCTGGAGGACATCGACATCGACGAGGTCCGGCTGTACGTGTCGCTGCGCGAGACGGCGCACCACCGCCTGTACGGGCACGTGCCGTGGCTGCGGGCCCACATCCTGGGCG containing:
- a CDS encoding YlbL family protein, with protein sequence MRHSVMRRRGLTVLIGAILVSVMTWQALSMRVAYVGLGPGPTYDALAEYTFKDDDGKKKTVELISADEKYSSKSKGQLRLVTVRIHDDIELARALYYWLSDDYAVVPRELQFPEDKSDEEIAAEQEEMWENSQAAAETAALRELGEEVEVTVTKVDSDSPSKGDLKRDDVITAVDGEEVTSQERLAELLAAAAAKAPGEAVKLTVDRDGKDKKVKVTPEENSQGVAILPGVDVEPKQKDPYGLKVTAEGLNVGGPSAGLIFALAMVDRVSKEDLTGGADIIGTGEIDEDGNVGAIGGIAQKVVAASQQGAKVFLTPADNCAAAKANVPDGLKLIKVSTLDGALKELETLREGGEPTTCLT
- a CDS encoding zinc-dependent metalloprotease, with protein sequence MPDPNDPRVQQMMAQLQHMMSQQSSGPVNWDLARQLANQQVGEDPMVDSRSRTAGDESLRLADLWLENATTLPSGTSTTVAWTRKDWIAHTVDTWKELAEPLAAHMADALQELVPEDMRAMLGPMSSLMKGLGSTLFGAQLGQAMASLSTQVMTSTEVGLPLGPAGTAALIPANLAEYAEGLEDIDIDEVRLYVSLRETAHHRLYGHVPWLRAHILGGVEAYSRGIHIDTSAIESLTGDLDFSDQEAMRNVDLGELLRTSDTPQQQAAVARLEHMLALVGGWVSHVAAQAAGDRLPSLSKLTESARRRRATGGPAERTFEALVGMKLSPKKLREATALWEKLTEERGVDGRDAVWSHPDLMPSPEDLDDPDAFAAREPGLGDLDMSIFDQLAVNDPKPPREDDDSDGDQGKNPS